The Streptomyces sp. NBC_01255 genome window below encodes:
- a CDS encoding Nif3-like dinuclear metal center hexameric protein: MPRLSEVIAALDALWPPQRAEQWDAVGTVCGDPDAEVTRVLFAVDPVQEIADEAIALGADLLVTHHPLYLRGTTTVAAGHFKGRVVHNLIKHDVALHVAHTNADTAEPGVSDALAGALDLRVTGPLVPENNLGRICELDHPETLAEFAARAAKRLPATAQGIRVAGDPDMTVRRVAVSGGSGDSLFDAVRAAGVDAFLTADLRHHPVSEATQQSPLGLVDAAHWATEWPWCEQAAAQLDEISDRHGWDLRVHVSKTVTDPWSAHHTSPGAPN; encoded by the coding sequence GTGCCCCGTCTGTCTGAAGTCATCGCCGCGCTCGACGCCCTCTGGCCGCCCCAGCGGGCCGAGCAGTGGGACGCCGTCGGCACCGTCTGCGGCGACCCCGACGCCGAGGTCACCCGCGTCCTGTTCGCCGTCGACCCCGTCCAGGAGATCGCCGACGAGGCGATCGCCCTCGGCGCCGACCTGCTCGTCACCCACCACCCGCTCTACCTGCGCGGTACGACGACGGTCGCGGCCGGCCACTTCAAGGGCCGCGTCGTGCACAACCTCATCAAGCACGACGTCGCCCTCCACGTCGCGCACACCAACGCCGACACCGCCGAGCCCGGCGTCTCCGACGCCCTCGCCGGCGCGCTCGACCTCCGGGTCACCGGCCCCCTCGTGCCCGAGAACAACCTCGGCCGGATCTGCGAGCTCGACCACCCCGAGACCCTCGCCGAGTTCGCGGCCCGCGCCGCGAAGCGGCTGCCCGCCACCGCGCAGGGCATCCGGGTCGCCGGCGACCCCGACATGACCGTCCGCCGCGTCGCCGTCAGCGGCGGCTCCGGCGACAGCCTCTTCGACGCCGTACGGGCCGCGGGCGTGGACGCCTTCCTCACCGCCGACCTGCGCCACCACCCGGTCTCCGAGGCCACCCAACAGTCCCCCTTGGGCCTGGTCGACGCCGCCCACTGGGCCACCGAATGGCCCTGGTGCGAGCAGGCCGCCGCCCAGCTCGACGAGATTTCCGACCGCCACGGCTGGGACCTCCGCGTCCACGTCTCGAAGACGGTCACCGACCCCTGGTCCGCCCACCACACCTCCCCTGGAGCCCCCAACTGA
- a CDS encoding ABC transporter substrate-binding protein — protein sequence MSFRRRGTATVVALAAALSLAACGGGDGGSDTSAKEDATKKKDVATGGKDFGDAAAKTAAMGTDAKPGQFPRTLTHALGTTELKAAPKRVVVLDVGELDNVVSLGVQPVGYAPSEGDEAIPGYLGKDAGTPKSVGTINNLNLEAIANLQPDLILGSQLRAADKYDELSKIAPTVFSIRPGFTWKENYLLNAAALDKTAEAKTKLSAYETKAKQLGTDIGPNKPTISMVRYLPGKIRLYAKASFIGTILEDTGLPRPKNQQIDELAAEISPEKIDDADADWIFTGVYGDAKATKKDAAQGNPLWKNLTAVKAGQAKDVPDETWYLGLGVTAANSVLDDLRTDLVKK from the coding sequence ATGTCCTTCCGCCGTCGCGGCACCGCCACCGTCGTCGCCCTCGCCGCCGCGCTCTCCCTCGCGGCCTGCGGAGGAGGGGACGGAGGGTCCGACACCTCCGCGAAGGAGGACGCGACCAAGAAGAAGGACGTCGCCACCGGCGGCAAGGACTTCGGCGACGCCGCCGCCAAGACCGCCGCCATGGGGACCGACGCCAAGCCGGGCCAGTTCCCGCGCACGCTCACCCACGCCCTCGGCACGACCGAGCTCAAGGCCGCCCCCAAGCGGGTCGTCGTCCTCGACGTCGGCGAGCTCGACAACGTCGTCTCCCTCGGCGTCCAGCCCGTCGGCTACGCCCCCTCCGAGGGCGACGAGGCCATCCCGGGCTACCTCGGGAAGGACGCGGGCACCCCGAAGTCCGTCGGCACCATCAACAACCTCAACCTGGAGGCCATCGCCAACCTCCAGCCCGACCTCATCCTCGGCAGCCAGCTGCGCGCCGCCGACAAGTACGACGAGCTGTCGAAGATCGCGCCGACCGTCTTCTCCATCCGCCCGGGCTTCACCTGGAAGGAGAACTACCTCCTCAACGCCGCCGCGCTCGACAAGACGGCCGAGGCGAAGACGAAGCTCTCCGCGTACGAGACGAAGGCGAAGCAGCTGGGCACGGACATCGGCCCGAACAAGCCGACCATCTCGATGGTCCGCTACCTCCCCGGCAAGATCCGCCTCTACGCGAAGGCCTCCTTCATCGGCACGATCCTGGAGGACACCGGTCTGCCCCGGCCGAAGAACCAGCAGATCGACGAGCTCGCCGCCGAGATCAGCCCGGAGAAGATCGACGACGCCGACGCCGACTGGATCTTCACCGGCGTCTACGGCGACGCCAAGGCCACCAAGAAGGACGCCGCCCAGGGCAACCCGCTCTGGAAGAACCTGACGGCCGTCAAGGCCGGCCAGGCCAAGGACGTCCCGGACGAGACCTGGTACCTCGGCCTCGGCGTGACCGCGGCGAACAGCGTCCTCGACGACCTGCGCACCGACCTCGTGAAGAAGTAG